A window of the Arenibacter algicola genome harbors these coding sequences:
- a CDS encoding class I SAM-dependent methyltransferase — MAKDILGNAVLDYQTGNYSEDIKTYSSLDEEDIIPIAYLFRDFKKMPPLEQNALKLCKGNILDIGCGAGSHSLYLQKKGFAVTALDQSPGAIATCKLRGIEHTVLQDIQDFKLQKYDTLLMLMNGIGIVGKLKNIDQFFTHLKSLLKPKGQILLDSSDIIYMYDEDEDGGYWIPDNQNYYGEVTFEMEYRGEKSEPLDWLYLDYNTLQRAANANNLTCELVSKGKHYDYLAKLTLLE, encoded by the coding sequence ATGGCTAAGGACATTCTGGGCAATGCAGTTTTGGATTACCAAACCGGTAATTATTCCGAAGACATAAAGACCTATTCGTCATTGGATGAGGAGGATATAATACCCATTGCCTACCTCTTTAGGGACTTTAAGAAAATGCCCCCTTTGGAACAAAACGCGCTAAAGCTTTGCAAGGGCAACATCCTGGATATTGGCTGTGGAGCAGGAAGCCATTCCCTCTATTTACAGAAAAAAGGCTTTGCCGTTACGGCCCTGGACCAATCTCCAGGAGCCATTGCAACCTGTAAACTAAGGGGTATAGAACATACTGTATTACAAGACATTCAAGATTTTAAGCTTCAAAAATACGACACCCTGCTAATGCTCATGAACGGAATTGGAATAGTGGGAAAATTAAAGAACATAGACCAATTCTTTACCCATTTAAAATCGCTCTTAAAACCTAAAGGTCAGATACTTTTGGATTCGAGCGATATCATTTATATGTACGATGAAGATGAGGATGGGGGCTATTGGATTCCGGATAACCAAAACTATTACGGGGAAGTCACTTTTGAAATGGAATATAGGGGGGAGAAAAGTGAACCCTTGGATTGGTTATATTTGGATTATAATACTTTGCAACGTGCGGCGAATGCGAATAATTTAACTTGTGAGCTTGTAAGCAAAGGAAAACATTACGACTATTTAGCCAAACTTACCCTTTTGGAGTAA
- a CDS encoding zinc metalloprotease: MKKISLVFLLTFTLFLACSKDSSDSETLKVDKTANLKGPGDSANDLLSDTNFKNLVIEIAYVTNFAPTETAVSNFVNLLNERSYKDNISIIYKELDSPKKDSLSIDEIFDLEKENRTVYNNEDTLGLYIYFTDATASSDNPDEDLVTLGAVYRNTSMVIYEATIRNLASKSSLISTSTVEAATLNHEAGHLFGLVNLGTEAVNDHEDPDAKSHCNEQNCLMRAELQFGWGMAKMLTAKNGAIPSFGPECLLDLQSNGGK; encoded by the coding sequence ATGAAAAAAATATCCTTAGTGTTTTTATTGACCTTTACCTTGTTCCTAGCTTGTTCCAAGGACTCCAGCGACAGCGAGACCCTAAAGGTAGATAAAACAGCCAATCTAAAAGGTCCGGGCGATTCTGCAAACGACTTGCTTTCCGACACCAATTTTAAAAACTTGGTCATCGAAATTGCATATGTAACGAATTTTGCGCCTACGGAAACGGCAGTTTCCAATTTTGTAAACCTACTAAACGAACGTTCCTATAAAGATAATATAAGTATTATTTACAAGGAATTGGACTCTCCCAAAAAGGATAGTTTGTCCATTGACGAAATATTTGATTTGGAAAAAGAAAATAGAACCGTATATAATAATGAAGACACTTTGGGACTGTATATCTATTTTACGGATGCCACTGCCAGTAGTGACAATCCCGATGAGGATCTGGTAACCCTTGGAGCCGTTTACCGCAACACCTCCATGGTGATTTATGAAGCCACCATTAGAAATTTGGCCTCAAAAAGTTCGTTGATCAGTACTTCTACCGTAGAAGCAGCTACCTTAAACCACGAGGCGGGACATTTATTTGGATTGGTAAACCTGGGAACAGAGGCTGTAAACGATCATGAAGACCCTGATGCCAAAAGTCATTGTAACGAACAGAATTGCCTCATGCGGGCAGAGCTACAATTTGGATGGGGAATGGCCAAAATGCTAACGGCCAAAAATGGGGCAATCCCTAGTTTCGGTCCAGAATGCCTACTAGATCTACAATCCAATGGAGGCAAATAA
- a CDS encoding RidA family protein, which produces MKKIITTTNAPAPIGPYNQAVLAGNTLYISGQIPIDPKNGDLVSGDIKKETEQSMQNLKAILTEAGMTFENVVKSSIFVKDMHQFSQINEVYGAYFDADTAPARETVEVANLPKFVNVEISMIAIK; this is translated from the coding sequence ATGAAAAAAATTATTACCACCACAAACGCGCCTGCCCCGATTGGGCCATACAATCAAGCAGTACTGGCAGGAAATACCCTGTATATCTCAGGTCAAATTCCTATAGACCCAAAAAATGGGGATTTGGTCTCAGGGGATATTAAAAAAGAAACCGAGCAATCCATGCAAAACTTAAAAGCCATTCTTACCGAGGCAGGAATGACTTTTGAAAATGTTGTTAAATCATCGATTTTCGTAAAGGATATGCACCAGTTTTCACAAATAAATGAAGTCTATGGCGCCTATTTTGACGCGGATACCGCTCCAGCCAGGGAAACTGTAGAAGTTGCCAACCTTCCCAAATTTGTAAATGTTGAAATATCTATGATCGCTATTAAATAG
- a CDS encoding N-acetylglucosamine kinase, with amino-acid sequence MILIVDSGATKSDWIALDEKGNQLFMTQTLGLSPEVLTRPVIEDRLANNFELSKNREEVTHLYFYGAGCGTDRMKKFLTEIFNDFFPNAKAEVKEDTYAAIFATTKIGQHGIVCILGTGSNCSYYDGEKLHQKVTSLGYIPMDDGSGNFFGRKLIRDYYFNKIPMDLATKFAKEYNLDADVIKENLYKQPNPNTYLATFARFIVENKNHPYCRGVIDKGFQQFVNNYIMQFELATKVPVSFVGSIAYYLREELATVVERNDLILGVIRQRPIEGLVEFHKSSI; translated from the coding sequence ATGATATTGATTGTAGATAGTGGTGCAACAAAATCCGATTGGATTGCCTTGGATGAGAAGGGCAACCAGTTGTTCATGACCCAAACCTTAGGATTAAGTCCTGAAGTATTGACACGTCCTGTAATTGAAGACCGTTTGGCCAATAATTTTGAACTTTCCAAGAATAGGGAGGAGGTTACCCACTTGTATTTTTATGGTGCCGGTTGTGGTACCGATAGGATGAAAAAATTTTTAACCGAGATTTTTAATGATTTTTTTCCCAATGCGAAGGCGGAGGTTAAGGAAGATACCTATGCGGCCATATTTGCCACTACAAAAATTGGGCAGCACGGAATTGTTTGTATTTTAGGTACGGGCTCCAATTGCAGCTATTATGATGGTGAGAAGTTGCATCAAAAGGTTACCTCTTTGGGATATATTCCTATGGATGATGGTAGTGGTAACTTTTTTGGAAGGAAATTGATAAGGGATTATTATTTTAATAAGATCCCAATGGATTTGGCGACCAAGTTCGCGAAGGAATACAATTTGGATGCCGATGTAATCAAGGAGAATCTGTACAAACAGCCCAATCCAAATACTTATTTGGCCACTTTTGCCAGATTTATTGTGGAAAATAAAAACCACCCTTATTGCAGAGGAGTAATAGATAAGGGATTTCAGCAGTTTGTGAACAACTACATTATGCAGTTTGAATTGGCTACAAAAGTACCTGTTAGTTTTGTAGGCAGTATTGCCTATTACCTTAGGGAAGAACTTGCTACCGTAGTGGAAAGAAATGATCTTATCCTAGGTGTTATAAGACAAAGACCCATAGAAGGTCTGGTTGAATTTCACAAAAGCTCTATTTAA
- the gap gene encoding type I glyceraldehyde-3-phosphate dehydrogenase, whose product MSNLKIGINGFGRIGRLVFRATVERDNVDVVAINDLLDVEHLAYLLEYDSVHGKFNGTVEVKDGNLVVNGKMVRITAERDPKNLKWDEVGADIVAECTGIFTTLETAQYHIDGGAKKVVISAPSSNAPMFVMGVNHKEVKASDTIVSNASCTTNCLAPLAKVLNDSFGIEEALMTTVHATTATQMTVDGPSRKDWRGGRSALLNIIPASTGAAKAVTKVIPSLLGKLTGMAFRVPTADVSVVDLTVRLEKETSYEEIKKAFKKASEGELKGILGYTEEAVVSQDFIGDARTSIFDAGAGIELNSKFFKVVSWYDNESGYSNKLVDLAQYIHKL is encoded by the coding sequence ATGTCAAACTTGAAAATAGGGATTAACGGTTTCGGTAGAATTGGAAGATTGGTCTTCAGAGCTACCGTAGAAAGAGATAATGTAGATGTAGTTGCTATTAACGATTTGCTGGATGTGGAACATCTTGCTTATTTGTTGGAATATGATTCGGTTCATGGAAAATTCAATGGTACCGTTGAAGTAAAGGATGGTAATTTGGTAGTAAACGGTAAAATGGTTAGGATTACTGCTGAAAGGGATCCAAAGAATTTGAAGTGGGATGAGGTTGGCGCCGATATCGTTGCGGAATGTACCGGTATTTTTACTACTTTGGAAACTGCACAATATCATATAGATGGCGGTGCCAAAAAAGTGGTTATTTCAGCTCCTTCCAGCAATGCTCCTATGTTTGTAATGGGTGTTAACCATAAGGAAGTTAAAGCATCCGATACAATTGTTTCAAATGCTTCCTGTACTACCAACTGTTTGGCTCCTTTGGCAAAAGTATTGAACGATAGTTTTGGTATAGAAGAGGCTTTAATGACTACAGTACACGCAACAACAGCTACTCAAATGACTGTTGATGGTCCTTCCAGAAAAGATTGGAGAGGTGGTAGAAGTGCTCTATTGAACATTATTCCAGCTTCAACAGGTGCTGCCAAGGCGGTAACCAAGGTTATTCCATCCTTGTTGGGTAAACTAACAGGTATGGCTTTTAGAGTACCAACTGCCGATGTTTCTGTAGTGGATTTAACGGTACGTTTGGAGAAGGAGACTTCTTATGAGGAGATCAAGAAGGCATTTAAAAAGGCTTCTGAAGGAGAATTGAAAGGAATTTTGGGATATACTGAAGAAGCAGTTGTTTCCCAGGATTTTATTGGTGATGCTAGAACCAGTATTTTTGATGCTGGAGCTGGAATTGAATTGAATTCTAAATTCTTCAAAGTTGTTTCCTGGTATGATAACGAGTCTGGATATTCCAATAAATTGGTAGACTTAGCGCAATACATCCATAAATTATAG
- the pfkA gene encoding 6-phosphofructokinase gives MASAIKKIGVFTSGGDSPGMNAAIRAVVRTCAYLKVECVGIYRGYEGMMEGDFKVMDARSVNNIINKGGTILKSARCLPFRTKEGRQVAYDQLKKAGIDAFVVIGGDGSFTGALTFNKEFDFPVIGIPGTIDNDIFGTTYTLGFDTALNTAVECIDKIRDTASSHNRLFFVEVMGRDVGHIALNAGVGAGAEEILIPEENLGLERLLESLKRSKQSGKSSSIVVVAEGDKTGKNVFELKEYVEEHLPIYDVRVSVLGHMQRGGAPSCFDRVLASRMGVKAVEALLEGKTNLMVGIQDNTITLTPISKAIKGHTKIDKELMRVSDIMTT, from the coding sequence ATGGCTTCAGCAATAAAAAAGATTGGTGTTTTTACATCAGGAGGAGACTCACCGGGAATGAATGCTGCTATTAGGGCAGTAGTACGTACATGTGCCTATTTGAAGGTTGAATGCGTTGGTATCTATAGAGGATATGAAGGCATGATGGAAGGTGATTTTAAGGTAATGGATGCCCGTAGTGTGAACAACATTATAAACAAGGGCGGTACAATCCTTAAATCTGCCCGTTGTTTACCATTTAGGACCAAGGAAGGCCGTCAAGTAGCTTACGATCAGTTAAAAAAAGCGGGCATAGATGCATTTGTGGTTATTGGCGGAGATGGTAGCTTTACAGGCGCATTGACCTTTAATAAGGAATTTGATTTTCCAGTAATCGGAATCCCGGGAACTATAGACAACGATATTTTTGGCACTACTTATACCTTAGGATTTGACACGGCCTTGAATACAGCCGTTGAATGTATCGATAAAATTAGGGATACGGCCAGTTCGCACAATAGACTGTTCTTTGTAGAGGTTATGGGTCGTGATGTAGGCCACATCGCCTTAAATGCAGGAGTTGGTGCAGGAGCGGAAGAGATTTTGATTCCTGAGGAAAATTTGGGACTCGAAAGATTGTTGGAATCCTTGAAGCGCAGTAAGCAATCCGGAAAATCATCCAGTATAGTGGTGGTAGCGGAAGGCGATAAAACAGGTAAAAATGTTTTCGAACTAAAAGAATACGTAGAAGAACATCTTCCCATTTATGATGTGCGCGTATCCGTTTTGGGACATATGCAAAGAGGTGGGGCGCCATCTTGTTTCGATCGTGTTTTGGCAAGTAGAATGGGTGTTAAGGCAGTAGAGGCATTGTTGGAAGGGAAAACTAACTTAATGGTGGGAATACAGGATAATACAATTACCCTAACACCGATCAGTAAGGCAATAAAAGGACATACAAAAATTGATAAGGAGCTTATGAGGGTTTCCGATATCATGACAACATAA
- a CDS encoding translocation/assembly module TamB domain-containing protein: MLVLICVLGSVILSLPFVQTRFAKYATTEINKEFGTNINIDRLRISLISWDTSLKGVYIEDYKQDTLFYIDNLSTSILNVRNLVNGKLEFGDIAIERLNFKLRTYQDDKSTNLEVFIDKLDDKKPRAPGTPPFYFSSSDVEISDSKFKLIDENRETTEMLNFVDLNISASDFTIVGPDVAANIQKMSFNSKRGVVVNEMATEFKYTKQQMRFDSLSIKTPQSNLLGKVIFNYEREDFKDFLNKVKIDAEFVESTVALNEVNLLYNEFGSDIIVSFSTMVDGVLNDLNTNDLFLTTDNTGIRGDFNFKNLFTKDVGFVLEANMRNVTSSYYELRALLPNILDVLPSSIQKLGQFTVRGDALITESSINTKANINTLIGSSYVDLELTDIDHIDDASYKGFVSLIDFDLGNLIESDKVGITNLDFNVEGKGMVMEYLNTEVIGQVYSINFNGYDYKDINVSGILKEQLFDGSLLCSDENMQFSFKGLADFAENRNNFNFIASVDYADLKKINIINDSVSIFKGDINMDISGNSLDNIVGDIKFTKTNYQNKNETYYFEDFKVSSTFENDSTRIIDINSPDIITGYLKGNFRVKELGRLLQNSLGSIYTNYRPFNISANQRLAFNFKIYNKIVDVFFPEVKFDPNTFIRGNIIADEGDFKLTFKSPSIVAYGNELDSIDVKIDNKNPLFNTYVSIGDLATPYYDVKDFNLINTTLKDTLFFRTEFKGGSEYNDSYNLNFYHTFNKENKSVIGLKTSDVSFKGNKWILNKDGNSKNKVILNKTLDSITIEEVVMNNNEQEQIRLRGQLADSTYKDIELQFKIVSLGKITPAIDSLKLHGEVNGTLNVLQKDNVYLPSSNLNIKNFGVNNITLGDLAIGIVGNRDLTDFVVNTSLVDNGFEKLSVVGNISNREEIPQTNLIVDFNKFNLEPFSPLGEGVITNIRGLLQGSAILKGPINNPNWSGVLSLNEAGIAIPYLNVDYSFAPYSRVKLSDQTFHFQKIKLTDVAMSTKATLDGTITHRLFKDWSLDLDVDTNNDRFLILNTPFKEEVLYYGAGYLNGTGRIFGPTTALTINVDGETARGTSLKIPISDVVSVGDFSFINFVGKKVEDTEKGQRVLKEVEGLELAFNLDVTPDAEVEIVVDTKTGSSLRGTGAGILFIEINTNGKFNMYGDFVVVTGQFRYKFGGIIDKTFKVKPGGNITWEREPLAAQLNMEAVYSLNANPAPLLDNPGYTRRIPTDVVVRLTGELESPVIDWRIEFPGTNSIVKSELEYRLQDPTIAEKNALFLLAQGSFVNEQTGINQQAVTGNLLQSASGILNSLLAGDNDKVNFGLSYEQGILDRTTDIQTENRLGVTLSTQISDRVLLNGRVGVPVGGVTETVVAGDVEVQILLNEEGTLSAKIFNRENEIQQFLADRQGYTQGVGLSYQVDFDSFKELLRKILGRN, encoded by the coding sequence GTGCTCGTTCTTATTTGCGTTTTGGGCAGTGTTATACTTTCCTTGCCATTTGTCCAGACCCGTTTTGCCAAGTATGCCACAACAGAGATCAATAAGGAATTTGGCACCAATATTAATATTGATCGTTTAAGGATTTCCCTAATTTCCTGGGATACTTCACTCAAAGGCGTTTATATTGAGGATTACAAACAGGACACCCTGTTCTATATAGATAATTTAAGTACCTCCATCCTTAACGTTAGGAATTTGGTGAACGGTAAATTGGAGTTTGGCGATATAGCCATAGAGCGACTCAATTTTAAACTTAGAACCTATCAGGATGACAAGAGCACCAATCTTGAGGTGTTTATTGATAAGTTGGACGATAAAAAACCCCGTGCCCCGGGGACTCCGCCATTTTATTTTTCTTCCTCCGACGTAGAAATAAGCGATAGTAAATTTAAGCTCATAGACGAAAATAGGGAGACAACAGAAATGTTGAATTTTGTAGATCTTAATATTTCCGCTTCGGATTTTACCATTGTTGGTCCGGATGTGGCGGCCAATATTCAAAAGATGTCCTTTAATAGTAAAAGGGGAGTGGTCGTGAATGAAATGGCCACAGAATTCAAGTATACCAAACAGCAGATGCGTTTTGACTCCCTCAGCATCAAGACCCCTCAATCCAATTTATTGGGCAAGGTGATATTCAATTACGAACGGGAGGATTTTAAGGACTTTTTGAACAAGGTAAAAATTGATGCCGAATTCGTAGAATCTACCGTAGCCTTAAATGAGGTGAACTTGCTCTATAATGAATTTGGAAGTGATATCATTGTCTCATTCTCTACTATGGTTGATGGGGTGCTGAACGATTTGAATACGAACGACCTTTTTTTAACAACGGATAATACGGGAATCCGTGGGGATTTTAATTTCAAGAACCTATTTACAAAGGATGTAGGTTTTGTGCTGGAAGCGAATATGAGGAATGTTACTTCCAGTTACTACGAGCTTAGGGCCTTGCTTCCCAATATTTTGGATGTGTTGCCGTCTTCAATTCAGAAACTGGGCCAGTTTACGGTTAGGGGAGACGCCCTTATCACCGAATCTTCAATTAATACCAAAGCCAACATAAATACCCTCATTGGAAGTAGTTATGTGGATCTGGAACTTACAGATATTGATCATATAGATGATGCCTCTTACAAGGGTTTTGTGTCTTTGATCGATTTTGATCTTGGAAATTTAATCGAATCCGACAAGGTGGGTATTACAAATCTGGATTTTAATGTGGAAGGCAAGGGAATGGTTATGGAATATTTAAACACCGAGGTAATAGGGCAGGTGTATTCCATAAATTTTAATGGCTACGACTATAAGGATATCAACGTATCCGGGATTCTTAAAGAGCAGCTTTTTGATGGCTCCCTCTTATGTAGTGATGAAAATATGCAATTTAGTTTTAAGGGCTTGGCCGATTTTGCGGAAAACAGGAATAATTTCAATTTTATTGCCTCGGTAGATTATGCCGACCTTAAAAAGATAAATATTATAAATGATAGTGTATCCATTTTTAAGGGGGATATAAATATGGATATTAGTGGGAATTCCTTGGACAATATTGTCGGGGATATAAAATTTACCAAAACCAATTACCAGAACAAGAACGAAACCTACTACTTTGAGGATTTTAAGGTCTCATCTACCTTTGAAAATGACAGCACCCGCATTATCGATATTAATTCGCCGGATATAATTACGGGATATTTAAAGGGCAATTTTAGAGTCAAGGAATTGGGTAGGTTGCTCCAAAATTCCTTGGGAAGTATTTACACCAATTACAGACCGTTCAATATTTCGGCAAATCAGAGATTGGCCTTCAATTTCAAAATCTACAACAAGATAGTGGACGTGTTTTTCCCAGAGGTAAAGTTTGATCCCAATACCTTTATTAGGGGTAATATTATTGCCGATGAAGGAGATTTTAAACTAACGTTTAAATCGCCCAGTATAGTTGCCTATGGTAATGAATTGGATAGTATAGATGTTAAGATAGACAATAAGAACCCCTTGTTCAATACCTACGTTTCTATTGGGGATCTAGCAACGCCCTACTATGACGTAAAAGATTTTAATCTGATAAACACCACTTTAAAGGATACCCTGTTCTTTAGAACGGAATTTAAAGGGGGTAGCGAGTATAATGACAGTTACAACCTCAATTTCTACCATACCTTCAATAAGGAGAACAAATCTGTTATTGGTCTAAAAACTTCCGATGTTAGTTTTAAAGGAAATAAATGGATACTCAACAAGGATGGCAACAGCAAGAATAAGGTAATCCTAAATAAAACATTGGATAGTATTACTATAGAGGAGGTAGTAATGAACAATAATGAACAGGAGCAAATTAGGTTACGGGGACAACTGGCAGATTCAACCTATAAGGATATCGAACTCCAGTTTAAGATTGTTTCCCTGGGTAAGATTACGCCTGCAATAGATAGTCTTAAGTTGCATGGGGAGGTAAACGGTACCTTGAACGTTTTGCAGAAGGATAATGTTTATTTGCCTTCCTCCAATTTGAATATCAAAAACTTTGGGGTCAATAATATTACCTTGGGAGATTTGGCCATTGGAATAGTAGGCAATAGGGATTTGACCGATTTTGTGGTGAACACTTCCTTGGTGGATAATGGGTTTGAGAAGCTCAGTGTGGTCGGAAATATCTCCAACAGGGAGGAGATTCCCCAGACAAATCTCATAGTTGATTTCAATAAGTTTAATCTGGAACCATTTAGTCCGTTGGGAGAGGGCGTTATTACCAATATCCGTGGCCTGTTACAGGGCAGCGCCATTTTAAAAGGGCCCATAAATAATCCCAATTGGAGCGGTGTACTGTCTTTAAATGAAGCCGGCATTGCTATTCCCTATTTAAATGTGGATTATAGTTTTGCGCCATACTCCAGGGTAAAGTTATCGGACCAGACCTTTCATTTTCAGAAGATCAAACTTACCGATGTGGCCATGAGTACCAAGGCAACCTTGGATGGTACCATAACCCATAGGTTATTTAAGGATTGGAGTTTGGATTTGGATGTAGATACCAATAATGACCGTTTCTTAATACTCAATACTCCGTTTAAGGAGGAGGTATTGTACTATGGCGCTGGGTATTTAAATGGTACGGGAAGAATATTTGGACCCACCACAGCCCTTACGATCAATGTAGACGGGGAAACGGCAAGGGGTACTTCCTTAAAAATCCCGATAAGTGATGTGGTTAGCGTTGGGGATTTTTCATTTATCAATTTTGTGGGAAAGAAAGTAGAGGATACGGAAAAGGGGCAACGGGTTTTAAAGGAGGTTGAGGGTCTTGAGCTGGCCTTTAACCTTGATGTTACCCCTGATGCGGAGGTTGAAATAGTTGTAGATACCAAAACTGGCAGTTCTTTGAGGGGGACAGGTGCGGGAATTTTGTTTATAGAGATCAATACCAACGGTAAATTTAATATGTACGGGGACTTCGTTGTGGTGACGGGGCAGTTTCGCTATAAGTTTGGCGGTATTATAGATAAGACCTTTAAGGTGAAGCCTGGAGGTAATATTACTTGGGAAAGGGAGCCCTTGGCGGCGCAATTAAATATGGAAGCCGTATATTCCTTAAATGCCAATCCCGCCCCACTCTTGGACAATCCTGGATATACAAGACGAATACCCACCGATGTGGTGGTAAGGCTCACAGGAGAGCTGGAAAGTCCGGTTATAGATTGGAGGATAGAATTTCCTGGTACCAACTCCATTGTTAAATCCGAATTGGAATACAGGTTGCAAGATCCTACCATAGCCGAAAAAAATGCCCTTTTTCTATTGGCACAGGGCTCTTTTGTAAATGAACAGACAGGCATAAACCAACAGGCCGTTACGGGGAATCTGCTTCAATCTGCCTCAGGAATACTCAATTCACTATTGGCGGGCGACAATGACAAAGTAAATTTTGGCTTGTCTTATGAACAAGGTATTTTGGATAGAACTACAGATATACAGACAGAGAATAGATTAGGGGTAACCTTGTCTACCCAGATTAGTGACAGGGTTCTACTCAATGGAAGGGTAGGGGTCCCGGTAGGTGGAGTGACGGAAACCGTAGTTGCCGGTGACGTAGAAGTTCAGATTTTGTTGAACGAAGAAGGGACCCTAAGTGCCAAAATATTCAATCGGGAAAATGAAATCCAGCAATTTCTGGCAGATCGTCAGGGATATACCCAAGGTGTTGGACTTTCCTATCAAGTAGACTTCGACAGTTTTAAAGAGCTATTGCGTAAGATTTTAGGGAGGAATTAA
- the tsaD gene encoding tRNA (adenosine(37)-N6)-threonylcarbamoyltransferase complex transferase subunit TsaD has protein sequence MDNKTIYILAIESSCDDTSAAVLCGNRTLSNIVATQKIHEEYGGVVPELASRAHQQNIVPVVHQALAKANIDKKQLSAIAFTRGPGLMGSLLVGTSFAKSLSLGLGIPLIEVNHMQAHILSHFIEEENYKMPSFPFLAMTISGGHTQVVLVKDYFDMEILGESLDDAVGEAYDKSAKILGLPYPGGPLVDKYAQLGNPKAFPFPKPKVDGLNFSFSGLKTSILYFIQRETKNNPNFIAENLNDICASIQYTIINILMDKIKKAVKQTGITQIAIGGGVSANSGIRQALKKAEEKWGWTTYIPKFEYCTDNAAMIGIVGYLKYKEMDFVDQSITAKARYVIE, from the coding sequence GTGGATAATAAAACTATTTATATTTTAGCCATTGAATCCTCGTGCGATGACACTTCTGCCGCAGTATTGTGCGGCAATAGGACACTTAGCAATATTGTGGCCACGCAAAAAATACATGAGGAATACGGCGGGGTTGTTCCCGAACTCGCCTCACGGGCACACCAACAAAATATTGTACCTGTGGTGCACCAAGCATTAGCCAAAGCAAATATCGATAAAAAACAGTTATCCGCCATAGCTTTTACACGCGGACCAGGACTAATGGGATCTTTATTGGTAGGAACCTCTTTTGCCAAATCCCTTTCCTTGGGATTGGGTATTCCTTTAATTGAGGTAAACCATATGCAGGCCCATATTTTATCGCACTTTATTGAGGAAGAAAATTACAAAATGCCTTCCTTCCCCTTTTTGGCAATGACCATTAGTGGAGGACATACGCAAGTAGTATTGGTAAAGGATTACTTTGACATGGAAATTTTAGGCGAGTCCTTGGATGACGCGGTAGGGGAAGCCTATGACAAGAGTGCAAAAATATTGGGACTTCCATATCCAGGTGGCCCCCTGGTTGACAAATATGCCCAGTTGGGAAACCCCAAGGCTTTTCCATTTCCCAAGCCCAAGGTAGATGGATTAAACTTCAGTTTTAGCGGTCTAAAGACCAGTATTCTGTATTTTATACAGCGGGAAACAAAAAATAATCCAAATTTTATCGCTGAAAATTTAAACGATATCTGTGCTTCCATCCAATATACCATCATCAATATTCTAATGGATAAAATAAAGAAGGCCGTGAAGCAGACTGGTATAACACAAATAGCCATTGGCGGTGGAGTGTCTGCGAATTCGGGCATTAGACAGGCCCTTAAAAAGGCCGAGGAAAAATGGGGATGGACCACCTATATCCCAAAATTTGAATATTGTACGGATAATGCCGCCATGATTGGCATTGTAGGATATTTGAAATACAAAGAAATGGACTTTGTAGACCAAAGTATTACCGCCAAGGCGAGATACGTGATTGAATAA
- a CDS encoding TfoX/Sxy family protein, which produces MAYNEQFAQRIRASFELQPQAVRSNITEKKMFGGIAFLYCGKMTVGIIKDNLMVRVISSKMDRILSSEHVRPMDFTNRPMKEFVYVSQEGIDTEEQLLNYIELGLEHAKQKLNKL; this is translated from the coding sequence ATGGCATACAACGAACAATTTGCGCAACGAATAAGAGCCAGTTTTGAATTGCAGCCCCAAGCTGTGCGATCGAATATTACCGAAAAGAAAATGTTTGGTGGAATTGCCTTTTTATATTGTGGCAAAATGACCGTAGGCATTATAAAGGACAATCTTATGGTAAGGGTCATCTCCAGTAAAATGGATAGGATTCTGAGTTCTGAACACGTAAGGCCTATGGATTTCACAAACCGTCCCATGAAAGAGTTCGTCTATGTGTCCCAGGAGGGAATTGATACCGAGGAACAATTATTAAATTACATTGAATTAGGACTGGAACACGCCAAACAAAAACTGAATAAATTATAA